TGCACCTGGCTGATGTGCGGCACCGAGATCATCGTATAAAGAGGCCCGAGCTCGACGTGCGCACAGGCTTCCTCGCGGGTTTCGCGTAGGGCCGCGGCGGCGAGCGTTTCCTCGTTCTCCATGAAGCCGGCCGGGAGGGTCCAATAGCCGTGACGCGGTTCGATCGCGCGCCGACATAGCAGGATGCGATCTTCCCAGACGGGCAGGGTGCCGACCACGAGACGTGGGTTGCGGTAGTGAATCGCGCCGCAGTTCGTGCAGACATGGCGCGGCAGGGAATCGCCGGGCGGAATGCGCACGCTGGTCGGCGCGCCGCAGGTGCAGCAGTAATTGATGGCTGGCTCCATAGTGGGTGATTTTAGCGTCTGATCGAAGAATAGACCTTTGGCCCAGGTGCTATAAATCTCCGATCGTCATGCTTCATCCATCTTTCGCATGTCATCCGTTACCGTGATCGAATCTCCAGTGCGCGCACGGCGCTCTGTCCATCCTCCTGGGCAGCGCGAGCGCATGCGACTGGCTACGCTGTTCAAGGCCGCGATGCAGGAGATCGCCGATCCAGCGACTCTTTCGGCCGCTGCGGCCGAAAGCGACCCGTTTGCTGCGGCAGACGAAGATCGGCTCCGTATCCTGATCGTCGATCAAGACAGCCAGTCACGGGAGAATCTCATCGTAGCCCTGGAAGGGAGGGGGCACCGTGTGCATTGGGCCGGTGACGGCCGGGCAGGATTTCTGATGGCGCTGCAGGTACGCCCGCACATTTTGATCACCGAATGGGACATGGCGGGTATGCGCGGTATCGGCATGATCCGCGCTTTGCGGGAAACCAGATTCGGTCGCGGCATCTATGTCCTGATCACGACCGAGCAGGAAAGCGAGGAAAAACTCGTCGCTGCCTTTGCCGCTGGTGCCGACGATTTCCTCGCCAAGCCGTTGAATCTGCGCGTCATGGA
This genomic interval from Sulfuricystis multivorans contains the following:
- a CDS encoding NUDIX hydrolase; this encodes MNYCCTCGAPTSVRIPPGDSLPRHVCTNCGAIHYRNPRLVVGTLPVWEDRILLCRRAIEPRHGYWTLPAGFMENEETLAAAALRETREEACAHVELGPLYTMISVPHISQVHAIFRARLIDLDFAPGSETLEVALFEEAQVPWDDVAFRTIAMTLRHFFADRRQGSFGLHVESIA